A part of Magnetospirillum sp. ME-1 genomic DNA contains:
- a CDS encoding IS1380 family transposase — protein sequence MEMAAGETESGDLRVAFDRRLKLEFHGSKVTSDAGLLAFRELDDALGLTEMAGQVLADIRTGKNNRHTLTAQFRQSVFGRLAGYEDVNDADRLGHDPAMRWIVGGRAVTKEAASTSQMGRFETGVLTGKPNLAALTDLSGKWIDAVHARRPTNVVVLDMDSSVSPTHGEQEGTAYNGHFGCTCYHPLFVFNQFGDLERSALRSGNVHSADDWRSVLEPVVGRYRDRTKRRFFRGDAAFALPDLYDYLEAEGYKYTIRLKANKVLQSHIAHLLKRPVGRPPKYVQRFYASFSYQAKSWSRKRRVVAKVEWHPGELYPRVGFIVTNLTRPAARVTAFYNQRGTAEQYIKEGKNAVKWTRLSCRTMKANAVRLQLHALAYNLSNFLRTLALPEELESWSLTTIREKVVKIGAKVIGHARYAVFQMAEVAVPRDLFRRILDMIDDLRPREPAPC from the coding sequence ATGGAGATGGCGGCGGGTGAAACGGAATCTGGCGATCTGCGGGTCGCTTTTGACCGCCGCCTCAAGCTGGAGTTCCACGGCTCGAAGGTGACATCGGACGCCGGGCTGCTCGCCTTCCGGGAACTGGACGACGCCCTAGGCCTGACCGAGATGGCCGGACAGGTTCTGGCCGACATCAGGACCGGCAAGAACAACCGCCACACCCTGACCGCCCAGTTCCGTCAGTCGGTGTTCGGCCGCCTCGCCGGGTACGAGGATGTCAACGATGCCGACCGCCTCGGCCATGATCCGGCGATGCGCTGGATCGTCGGCGGCAGGGCTGTGACCAAGGAGGCCGCGTCCACCAGCCAGATGGGGCGGTTCGAGACCGGGGTGCTGACCGGCAAGCCGAACCTCGCTGCTCTGACTGACTTGTCAGGGAAATGGATCGACGCGGTTCATGCCCGCCGTCCCACCAACGTCGTGGTGCTGGACATGGACAGCAGCGTCAGCCCGACCCATGGTGAGCAGGAAGGCACCGCCTACAACGGCCATTTCGGCTGCACCTGCTACCATCCGCTGTTCGTGTTCAACCAGTTTGGCGACCTTGAACGCAGCGCCCTTCGATCCGGCAACGTCCACAGCGCCGATGACTGGCGCTCGGTGCTGGAACCGGTGGTGGGGCGGTATCGGGACAGAACCAAGCGGCGGTTCTTCCGGGGCGATGCGGCTTTCGCCCTGCCCGACCTGTACGACTATTTGGAGGCCGAGGGCTACAAGTACACCATCCGCCTCAAGGCCAACAAGGTCCTTCAGAGCCACATCGCCCACCTGCTCAAGCGCCCGGTCGGTCGTCCTCCGAAATACGTCCAGCGGTTCTACGCCAGCTTCAGCTATCAGGCCAAGTCATGGAGCCGGAAGCGCCGCGTGGTCGCCAAGGTCGAATGGCATCCCGGCGAACTGTATCCACGGGTCGGCTTCATTGTCACCAACCTGACCCGACCCGCAGCCCGCGTGACCGCCTTCTACAACCAGCGTGGCACGGCGGAGCAGTACATCAAGGAGGGCAAGAACGCGGTGAAGTGGACCCGGCTGTCTTGCCGGACGATGAAGGCCAACGCGGTGCGGCTTCAGCTTCACGCCCTGGCCTACAACCTCTCCAACTTCCTGCGCACCCTGGCCCTGCCGGAAGAGTTGGAAAGCTGGTCGCTCACCACCATCCGCGAAAAGGTGGTGAAGATCGGAGCCAAGGTCATCGGCCACGCCCGCTACGCCGTCTTCCAGATGGCCGAGGTAGCGGTGCC
- a CDS encoding recombinase family protein, with protein MKVAAYYRVSTTNQADANLSIPDQMRQAQAYCIXRGWSLVREFTEPGDSAMDEQRPIFLEMMDWVTNREHPVDIVLVHSFSRFMRDAVSLGLRVRSLRKAKVELVSLSQPLGNDSMGDMVRLILSAFDEYSSRENAKHTLRAMKQNAENGYWNGSKAPFGYQTVHAGNHGVREKKRLEIDPDESPIVRMIFELALKGEGVKSISCHLNDRGIRHRGKRFHTGYVHRILRSETYSGTHHFNRTNCREREAKPPSEWVAMAVPVIIDPADFQRVQSNLTARSPKKVAPRVVNGPTLLTGIARCAACGGGMMLRTGKGGRYRYYTCGTAARMGKSACQGRTVRMDALDNLVLGEFSRRVLDPEHVRAVLEGLIEDGATRDSQRQIKLEDLRRAFSEAQATIDRLYTAIEKGVFDLDDPQAKERLTQAKLRRDETKQDFEAVRVLVNTTPKITGERIERFTRLLRGHLSEGNIQLRKSWLALFVDEVIVADDEIIICGPTPALAGGVNGTVGENLPAVPTFVPRWRPGRDSNP; from the coding sequence ATGAAGGTCGCAGCCTATTATCGTGTTTCGACGACGAATCAAGCAGATGCCAATTTGTCGATCCCGGACCAGATGCGTCAAGCGCAGGCTTATTGCATCWSAAGGGGATGGAGCCTTGTGCGGGAATTTACTGAGCCCGGCGATTCGGCGATGGACGAACAAAGGCCCATCTTCCTCGAGATGATGGACTGGGTCACCAATAGGGAACACCCCGTCGATATTGTCCTCGTCCACAGCTTCTCCCGATTCATGCGAGATGCGGTCAGCCTCGGCCTGCGCGTGCGATCTTTGCGTAAGGCTAAAGTCGAGCTGGTATCGCTTAGCCAGCCGCTTGGCAATGATTCCATGGGCGACATGGTGCGTCTGATCTTGTCGGCCTTCGATGAATATTCTTCACGAGAAAACGCGAAACACACCCTGCGCGCCATGAAGCAAAATGCTGAAAATGGCTACTGGAATGGCTCAAAGGCACCCTTTGGCTACCAAACCGTTCATGCTGGCAATCACGGCGTACGGGAGAAGAAGCGCCTTGAGATTGATCCGGACGAGTCACCGATTGTTCGGATGATATTTGAATTGGCGCTGAAGGGTGAAGGTGTCAAGAGCATCTCTTGCCACCTGAACGACCGGGGCATTCGCCATCGTGGCAAGCGCTTCCACACCGGCTACGTTCACCGAATATTGCGTAGTGAAACTTATTCAGGCACCCACCATTTCAATCGGACCAATTGCCGAGAACGTGAGGCCAAGCCGCCGTCTGAATGGGTCGCAATGGCCGTGCCTGTGATCATTGACCCTGCTGACTTCCAGAGGGTTCAATCCAACCTCACGGCTCGATCGCCGAAAAAGGTCGCTCCCCGCGTTGTGAATGGTCCGACGCTGTTGACCGGCATCGCACGATGTGCCGCCTGTGGAGGCGGAATGATGCTGCGGACCGGAAAAGGAGGTCGCTACCGCTACTACACATGCGGTACGGCCGCTCGTATGGGCAAGTCGGCTTGCCAAGGTCGGACAGTGCGGATGGATGCCCTTGATAACCTTGTATTGGGGGAATTCAGTCGGAGGGTGCTCGACCCTGAACACGTTAGGGCGGTCCTCGAGGGGCTGATCGAAGATGGTGCTACACGCGATTCTCAGCGGCAGATCAAGCTAGAGGATTTGCGTAGGGCATTCAGCGAGGCCCAGGCCACCATCGACCGCCTCTATACTGCTATCGAGAAAGGGGTCTTTGACCTGGATGACCCCCAGGCTAAAGAGCGCCTGACCCAGGCCAAGTTGCGCCGGGATGAAACCAAGCAGGATTTCGAAGCTGTTCGAGTTCTTGTCAATACCACCCCCAAGATCACTGGAGAGCGGATTGAGCGGTTCACACGACTGCTGCGAGGCCATCTAAGTGAGGGCAACATCCAGCTGCGGAAAAGCTGGCTTGCTCTTTTTGTCGATGAAGTGATCGTCGCCGACGACGAAATCATCATCTGCGGCCCGACGCCCGCCCTAGCCGGCGGGGTTAATGGTACCGTTGGCGAAAATTTGCCTGCGGTGCCCACTTTTGTTCCGCGTTGGCGTCCCGGAAGGGATTCGAACCCCTGA
- a CDS encoding helix-turn-helix domain-containing protein, with the protein MPPRKSAKPATAPEPAKVAKKAGRSTRGRLDDGSANPIDVHVGARIRLRRTLLGMSQEKLGECLGLTFQQVQKYERGANRVGASRLFDLSRVLDVRVGYFFEEISSTAQAASPVEVIRGNVTKSVEIPDDDPMARRETLELVRAYFSINDPKVRDQVLSMAKALGGSK; encoded by the coding sequence ATGCCGCCACGTAAGAGTGCCAAACCCGCAACCGCCCCCGAGCCTGCCAAGGTCGCCAAGAAGGCTGGTCGGTCCACCAGAGGTCGCTTGGACGACGGCAGTGCCAATCCCATTGATGTTCATGTTGGTGCCCGCATTCGGCTTCGTCGGACCCTGCTTGGCATGAGCCAGGAGAAGCTTGGTGAATGCCTTGGGCTGACCTTCCAGCAGGTCCAGAAATACGAACGTGGGGCCAATCGGGTCGGAGCATCCAGGCTGTTCGATCTGTCCCGCGTGCTCGACGTTAGGGTGGGATATTTTTTCGAAGAAATCTCTTCGACTGCCCAGGCAGCATCACCGGTCGAGGTGATCCGGGGCAACGTCACCAAGTCAGTTGAAATCCCCGACGATGATCCGATGGCACGGCGGGAAACCCTGGAATTGGTACGTGCCTATTTCAGCATCAATGACCCCAAGGTCCGGGATCAGGTTCTGTCGATGGCGAAGGCTTTGGGTGGTTCCAAATAG
- a CDS encoding MucR family transcriptional regulator, whose translation MADDIKALTTKIVAAYLGSNTLAVTEIPNLIKSVYLSLAGADAPASAPTESQKPAVSVKKSVTPGHIVCLECGSRQKMLKRHLLTSHGLTPDEYRVNWNLPTDYPMVAPEYAARRSEFAKAIGLGHSRTNRKPKSAT comes from the coding sequence ATGGCCGATGACATCAAGGCTCTGACCACCAAGATTGTAGCCGCCTACCTGGGCAGCAACACCCTGGCGGTCACAGAAATTCCGAACCTGATCAAGTCCGTTTATTTGTCTTTGGCCGGTGCGGACGCCCCTGCTTCAGCACCGACTGAAAGCCAGAAGCCTGCCGTTTCAGTAAAGAAGTCTGTGACCCCAGGACATATCGTCTGTCTGGAATGCGGCAGTCGCCAAAAAATGCTGAAGAGGCACCTCTTGACCAGCCATGGGCTGACGCCGGACGAGTACCGGGTCAACTGGAACTTGCCCACTGACTATCCCATGGTCGCCCCGGAATATGCTGCTCGTAGGTCTGAGTTTGCCAAGGCTATTGGACTGGGGCATTCACGGACGAATCGGAAGCCCAAATCAGCCACCTGA
- a CDS encoding HU family DNA-binding protein codes for MNKSELVNAVADSANMTKADAGNAIDAVFAAITTAMKSGDDVRLVGFGTFSVSARPAREGRNPQTGKTLTIAASKSAKFTAGKTLKDTINGR; via the coding sequence ATGAACAAGTCCGAATTGGTCAACGCCGTCGCCGATAGTGCCAACATGACCAAGGCCGACGCGGGCAATGCTATTGACGCTGTTTTTGCAGCCATCACTACCGCCATGAAGTCCGGCGATGATGTGCGTCTGGTTGGCTTTGGAACTTTCTCGGTTTCTGCCCGTCCTGCACGTGAAGGCAGGAATCCGCAAACTGGCAAGACCCTCACCATCGCGGCCAGCAAGTCTGCCAAATTCACCGCCGGAAAGACCCTCAAGGACACCATCAATGGCCGATGA
- a CDS encoding sensor histidine kinase, producing MIVANTGWPDLELLKAAPILIWRAGLDAKCNWFNPAWLAYTGRTMEQEMGNGWAEGVHPDDFDRCLKIYLDAFALRQPFDMEYRIKRACGEYGWIVDYGIPIQNQSGEFLGYVGYCFDVSVRRESEEKLGTACKDLAASNAELEQFAYVASHDLREPLRMISSYVDLIERRYGHHFDADGHEFIGFVRDGARRMDAMVLDLLAFSRIDRQGEPLIPMRIGDAISYALKNLGTAIAECDAHVVVDVDTSLMVVGDGHQLDRLFQNLIGNAIKYRTEGIRPHIAVAARLDDGKAVFSVQDNGIGIAPEYFDRIFLLFKRLHTREIYEGTGIGLSVCKKIVERHGGEIWVEQSPSGGSTFLFTLPTPE from the coding sequence ATGATTGTTGCAAACACAGGCTGGCCTGATCTCGAACTCCTAAAAGCTGCCCCGATTCTGATCTGGCGTGCTGGTCTTGATGCCAAATGCAATTGGTTCAACCCCGCTTGGCTCGCCTATACCGGCAGAACAATGGAGCAGGAGATGGGGAATGGATGGGCGGAAGGCGTCCATCCCGATGATTTTGATCGCTGCTTGAAAATCTATCTTGATGCCTTCGCACTTCGTCAGCCGTTCGACATGGAATACCGCATCAAGCGGGCCTGCGGTGAATACGGTTGGATCGTAGATTACGGAATTCCTATTCAAAACCAGTCCGGCGAATTTCTCGGGTATGTCGGCTATTGTTTTGATGTCTCTGTCAGACGGGAGAGCGAAGAAAAACTGGGAACTGCCTGTAAGGATTTGGCGGCATCCAACGCCGAACTTGAGCAATTTGCTTACGTCGCATCCCATGATCTTCGAGAGCCGCTCCGTATGATCAGCAGCTATGTTGACCTGATTGAACGCCGCTACGGACATCACTTCGACGCCGATGGGCATGAATTTATTGGCTTCGTCCGCGACGGTGCCCGGCGAATGGATGCTATGGTTCTGGACCTGCTTGCATTCTCCAGAATTGATCGACAGGGAGAACCACTGATTCCGATGCGGATCGGTGATGCCATTTCCTATGCCTTGAAGAACCTTGGGACAGCCATTGCCGAGTGTGATGCACACGTGGTCGTCGATGTGGATACATCACTCATGGTGGTTGGGGACGGCCACCAGTTAGATCGGCTTTTCCAAAATCTAATTGGGAATGCCATCAAATATCGAACAGAGGGGATAAGACCCCACATCGCCGTCGCTGCTCGTCTCGATGATGGTAAGGCGGTCTTCTCTGTTCAAGATAATGGTATCGGGATCGCACCAGAATACTTCGACCGAATTTTTCTGCTTTTCAAGCGACTTCATACCCGAGAGATATACGAGGGAACAGGGATCGGTCTTTCTGTCTGCAAGAAGATTGTCGAGCGGCACGGGGGCGAGATTTGGGTCGAGCAATCACCTTCAGGCGGCTCGACTTTCCTGTTTACCTTGCCGACGCCTGAGTGA